A section of the Pediococcus inopinatus genome encodes:
- a CDS encoding PD-(D/E)XK nuclease family protein — MTLKFILGKASRNQRKTMIEQVDQVLSKGLQTQVYYIVPNHIKFQSELTVLNTLRKRNSENKSTYAQSQLQVFSFSRLAWYFMKNEPIYQVPRLSKAGVGMLIDRIILEHQDELTVFNGEQTQPGFIQQLASQFDELQKGRISAEDLAKLTDEVNGDENSTVDLTAKMHDLSIIYTAFEEEMLGNYVDSNTLMQALCEYLATQDLSHMVFFFESFSSLSAQEMKLVQVLVEKSQAVVVGLILDRPYYDQLPETNNLFYEAGKTYFQLYQFSQKNHFQVQTDSYAQETRVTPDLNQLETFWLKATNLESTETTVLANPEAIQFFRADSRQTEIEQVARKIRQAVAADPQVHYHDFSILTRHLDTYATVLDPIFDEYEIPRFNDLQISMKDHPFVSLIDALFAVKDHYYRYQDVMRLLKTELLIPKVNDQPMSTEAFRQAKDLTENLVLKNGYEGGRWLQKEDWQYLRFNSSDFGTQTDHDLAITKQVNLIRNYIRHVLPPFFKALDNAKTGKEGVTVLYQFLVDQGVADQLKNWRDVAVERGDLSKAAQPEQTWQTFCDMLDEYVAILGDREFTIDNFSALLKAGFEGASYSLIPSTLDQVMISETGMAQMNDRKYTFIIGATDAVMPEQFNDQGILTDDDCDKLQDRLTDDQFFASNNNEQAHFERYLNYVAFLSGCERLTLSYASKDGDGGEQHVSPYVKEVQNHFQIKDSQVKKYFDRPTVDEPKIHKFLGSKRSTLTHLLQVSRDSKSIQKMVKPHWQYVYRVLKNDQQLGDLTSRVFESLTYKNEPVKLYPEIVQDLYGDTINTSISKLEEFYQNEYAYFLKYGLKLQERDVFELSPASTGEYFHMALDHFVKLIRQEKLDIGRLSGSELDNLLNEVVKQVKKQPQFEILNSSNRMHYINDQLNETIKQMLKIFILQSAGSKMRPIQTEVLFGHVGSEVGLQSLDFDVSPAHKVRVRGKIDRIDELDLTSESGHSQKYFGIVDYKSSEHDFNFRDVYYGLAMQMLTYIDALKRNINLIDQNDDSPLLSGALYMHLQNPAVNVNKLADTDEETIQKELLKQTKYKGIILSDEDLLENLDVNLDSGSSLIYPFKKTKAGKYSSYGNHIVTQEELTRLIDHAEKKIVEASKKIFAGELKLNPARWPDTHTALQYSPYKAIMQFDEMLPENNYHKLENLSGKEVLEKLKEERDNHGKN, encoded by the coding sequence ATGACATTAAAATTTATTCTGGGGAAAGCCAGTCGTAATCAACGGAAAACCATGATTGAACAAGTGGATCAAGTTTTAAGCAAGGGTTTACAAACACAAGTTTATTATATTGTTCCTAATCATATTAAATTTCAATCTGAATTAACTGTTTTAAACACTTTGCGAAAACGAAATAGCGAGAATAAAAGTACCTATGCACAAAGTCAACTACAAGTATTTTCGTTTTCACGGTTAGCTTGGTATTTTATGAAAAATGAACCGATTTATCAAGTGCCACGTTTATCCAAAGCAGGCGTGGGGATGCTGATTGATCGCATTATCTTGGAACATCAAGATGAGTTAACTGTATTTAATGGGGAGCAAACGCAGCCGGGATTTATCCAACAGTTAGCTAGCCAATTTGATGAACTTCAGAAGGGGCGAATTTCAGCAGAAGATCTGGCCAAATTAACGGATGAGGTTAATGGGGATGAAAATTCTACTGTTGATTTAACAGCTAAAATGCATGATCTGTCCATTATTTATACGGCGTTTGAAGAAGAAATGCTTGGAAATTATGTGGACAGCAACACACTTATGCAGGCTTTGTGCGAATACTTAGCTACCCAGGATTTAAGCCATATGGTGTTTTTCTTCGAGAGTTTTTCGTCCCTCTCAGCACAAGAAATGAAATTAGTTCAAGTGCTAGTGGAAAAATCACAGGCTGTTGTGGTGGGATTGATTCTGGATCGGCCTTATTATGACCAGCTTCCGGAAACAAATAATTTGTTTTATGAAGCCGGTAAAACGTATTTTCAACTCTATCAATTTTCCCAAAAGAACCATTTCCAAGTACAAACTGACTCATATGCACAAGAAACACGAGTTACACCAGATTTAAATCAATTAGAGACCTTTTGGTTGAAGGCGACTAATTTAGAATCAACCGAAACGACGGTGTTAGCTAATCCAGAGGCGATCCAATTTTTCCGAGCGGATAGTCGGCAAACCGAAATAGAACAAGTGGCTCGAAAAATAAGACAGGCTGTGGCTGCTGATCCGCAAGTTCATTATCATGATTTTTCAATTTTGACGCGTCATTTAGATACATACGCCACAGTGCTAGATCCAATTTTTGATGAATATGAAATTCCTCGTTTTAACGATTTACAGATTTCAATGAAAGATCATCCTTTTGTGTCACTGATTGACGCGTTATTTGCGGTAAAGGACCATTATTATCGCTACCAAGACGTCATGAGATTATTGAAAACGGAGTTATTGATCCCAAAGGTGAATGATCAGCCAATGTCGACAGAAGCATTTAGGCAGGCCAAGGATTTAACCGAGAATCTTGTTTTAAAGAATGGATATGAAGGCGGCCGCTGGTTACAAAAAGAAGATTGGCAATATTTACGTTTTAATTCAAGCGATTTTGGAACGCAGACTGATCATGATCTAGCAATAACGAAACAGGTTAATCTAATTAGAAATTATATTCGTCATGTTCTACCACCATTTTTTAAAGCATTGGATAACGCAAAAACCGGAAAAGAAGGGGTCACGGTTTTATATCAATTCCTAGTCGATCAAGGAGTTGCTGATCAGCTTAAAAATTGGCGGGATGTGGCGGTTGAGCGAGGAGATTTATCTAAGGCTGCTCAACCAGAACAAACTTGGCAGACTTTTTGTGACATGCTGGATGAATACGTGGCGATTCTTGGTGATCGCGAGTTTACGATTGATAATTTTTCTGCATTATTGAAGGCCGGTTTTGAAGGTGCCTCTTATTCACTAATTCCATCTACTTTGGATCAAGTCATGATTTCTGAAACTGGAATGGCGCAAATGAATGATCGTAAATATACCTTCATTATTGGGGCAACTGATGCTGTAATGCCGGAACAATTTAATGATCAAGGAATTTTGACTGATGATGATTGTGACAAATTACAAGATCGTTTAACTGACGACCAGTTTTTTGCCAGCAATAACAATGAACAAGCCCATTTTGAACGTTACTTAAACTATGTGGCTTTCCTTTCAGGATGTGAAAGACTGACACTGTCGTATGCTAGCAAAGATGGGGATGGTGGTGAACAACATGTGTCACCGTACGTAAAAGAAGTTCAGAATCATTTTCAGATTAAAGATTCGCAAGTTAAAAAATATTTTGATCGGCCTACAGTTGATGAACCAAAAATTCACAAATTTTTGGGATCGAAACGTAGTACATTAACTCACCTTTTGCAAGTAAGTCGTGATAGTAAAAGTATCCAGAAAATGGTTAAGCCACATTGGCAGTATGTCTATCGGGTTTTAAAGAATGATCAGCAATTGGGCGACCTTACGAGCCGGGTTTTTGAGAGTTTAACTTATAAAAACGAACCAGTAAAATTGTATCCAGAAATTGTGCAGGACCTATATGGGGACACAATTAACACGTCAATCTCAAAATTAGAAGAATTTTATCAAAATGAGTATGCCTACTTTTTGAAATATGGGTTAAAACTGCAAGAACGGGATGTTTTTGAGCTTTCACCCGCCAGTACGGGAGAATACTTCCATATGGCTTTAGATCACTTTGTGAAGTTAATTAGACAGGAAAAATTAGATATTGGTCGCCTGTCTGGTTCTGAACTCGACAATCTTTTAAACGAAGTCGTAAAACAAGTGAAAAAACAACCTCAATTTGAAATTCTGAATAGTTCAAATCGAATGCATTACATTAACGACCAATTAAATGAAACAATTAAACAAATGCTGAAGATCTTTATTCTTCAAAGCGCAGGGTCTAAAATGAGACCCATCCAAACGGAAGTATTGTTTGGACATGTCGGATCAGAAGTGGGGCTGCAATCCCTCGATTTTGACGTATCACCAGCTCATAAAGTACGTGTTCGTGGGAAAATAGACCGGATTGATGAACTTGATTTAACTTCAGAAAGCGGTCACTCCCAAAAATATTTTGGAATTGTAGACTATAAATCAAGCGAGCATGATTTTAATTTTCGGGATGTTTATTATGGGTTAGCGATGCAGATGCTGACGTATATTGATGCTTTGAAACGAAATATTAACTTGATTGATCAAAATGATGACTCACCGTTGCTTTCGGGGGCATTGTATATGCACCTTCAAAATCCTGCAGTTAATGTCAATAAATTGGCCGACACCGACGAAGAGACTATTCAAAAAGAGCTGTTAAAGCAGACTAAATACAAGGGAATTATATTGAGTGATGAAGATTTGCTAGAAAATTTAGATGTCAATTTAGATTCGGGTAGTTCTTTAATTTATCCTTTCAAGAAAACAAAGGCTGGGAAATATTCTTCTTATGGTAATCACATTGTGACCCAAGAGGAATTGACTAGATTGATTGACCATGCTGAGAAAAAAATTGTAGAAGCTAGCAAAAAGATCTTTGCCGGTGAGTTGAAGTTGAATCCGGCACGATGGCCCGATACGCATACTGCTCTTCAATATTCGCCATATAAGGCGATTATGCAATTTGATGAAATGCTGCCAGAGAACAATTATCATAAGCTTGAAAATTTGAGCGGTAAAGAAGTGTTGGAAAAGCTGAAAGAGGAGCGTGATAACCATGGGAAAAACTAG
- a CDS encoding NAD(P)H-binding protein, with protein MKNILVMGTNNQVGQVLLKQSQDVTNSELKFTFIDNDKVDFESADQLAPKLQSADILVINTVGWDADYMLDAVMDAIEMQSIKLERIIFRSVAGVDDEYPLDKIQVVAKNQPEFIKQQQYAGKLVDESEIPYTILRPTNIEETANQQYQLIKEGQPMQTAKNVSAVAVAQVIIKAVLTDDLVNQSIGICG; from the coding sequence ATGAAGAATATTTTAGTGATGGGCACAAATAATCAGGTGGGGCAGGTTTTACTAAAGCAGAGTCAAGATGTTACAAATTCTGAACTTAAATTTACATTCATTGATAATGACAAAGTTGATTTTGAATCAGCAGATCAACTAGCACCAAAACTTCAATCAGCCGATATTTTGGTGATTAACACAGTAGGCTGGGATGCGGATTACATGCTAGATGCGGTTATGGATGCAATTGAGATGCAATCAATAAAATTAGAACGCATAATTTTTCGATCTGTTGCTGGAGTTGATGATGAATATCCGCTGGATAAAATTCAGGTAGTGGCAAAAAATCAGCCTGAATTTATCAAGCAACAACAATATGCTGGAAAGTTAGTGGATGAATCAGAAATTCCCTATACAATTTTACGACCCACCAATATCGAGGAAACAGCTAATCAGCAATATCAATTAATTAAAGAAGGCCAGCCAATGCAGACAGCCAAAAACGTTAGTGCTGTGGCGGTGGCACAAGTGATAATAAAAGCAGTTTTAACGGATGATTTGGTTAATCAATCAATTGGAATTTGTGGCTGA
- a CDS encoding aminotransferase class III-fold pyridoxal phosphate-dependent enzyme: MTQQKNPKRQRLIAMDHQYVAPAGRVSKFDLVVDHGLGAKIWDVDGNAYIDFLASASAVNVGHGNAKVVAAIHQQTDKLIHYISGYFYHGPAIKLAKRLALLAPGKTPKKVSFSTSGSEAAEAVVKFARSYTKRSVILTFQNSWHGTTLGAASLSAIDGNMHRDIGPLIPDIHHLPFPDPNKRFPGESITDFSSRYLKDFTDLFEHDIPADQVAAILIEPIQGDAGIIMPPNSYMQGLYQLCHENGILFCTDEINQGFGRSGKLWSIDHFNLEPDLMAVGKSLASGMPLSAIIGKAPIMDTLASPANATTTAANPICCAAALATIDELEALHLTERSDELGKFSKTQFLNLQKDFPVIKQVRMVGLNGGIEFEESQTKLVTDLCNYCFEHGLIIISTMDHILRFQPPLVITKDELTQGINIIREGLLKLT, from the coding sequence GTGACTCAACAAAAAAATCCAAAACGACAGCGATTAATTGCCATGGATCATCAATATGTTGCCCCAGCCGGACGAGTATCAAAATTTGACCTTGTTGTAGACCATGGCCTAGGAGCAAAAATTTGGGACGTCGACGGTAATGCCTATATTGATTTCTTAGCAAGTGCTTCAGCAGTAAATGTTGGTCACGGCAACGCAAAAGTTGTGGCCGCCATTCATCAACAAACTGATAAATTAATTCACTATATTTCTGGTTACTTTTATCACGGACCTGCCATCAAACTAGCCAAACGATTAGCTCTTTTGGCTCCCGGTAAAACACCCAAAAAAGTTTCATTTAGTACTTCTGGTTCAGAAGCTGCAGAAGCGGTTGTAAAATTTGCCCGTAGCTATACCAAAAGGTCTGTTATTTTAACTTTTCAAAATTCATGGCATGGAACAACTTTGGGAGCTGCGAGTTTGTCCGCTATCGATGGAAATATGCATCGTGATATTGGGCCTTTGATTCCTGATATCCATCATCTGCCTTTTCCAGATCCAAACAAACGTTTTCCTGGTGAATCTATAACAGATTTCTCCTCTAGATATTTGAAAGACTTCACAGATTTGTTTGAACACGATATTCCAGCAGATCAAGTAGCTGCCATCCTGATTGAGCCCATTCAAGGCGACGCTGGCATCATTATGCCACCTAACTCATACATGCAAGGATTATATCAGCTTTGTCATGAAAATGGCATCCTGTTTTGCACAGATGAAATTAACCAAGGGTTTGGAAGAAGCGGTAAGTTATGGTCGATTGATCATTTTAATTTAGAACCAGATTTAATGGCTGTGGGAAAGTCTTTAGCTTCAGGAATGCCCCTTTCAGCCATTATCGGCAAAGCGCCTATTATGGACACTTTAGCCTCTCCAGCTAATGCCACTACCACCGCTGCAAATCCGATTTGTTGTGCAGCTGCTTTAGCTACAATTGACGAACTGGAAGCTCTTCATTTAACTGAACGATCCGACGAATTAGGAAAATTTTCTAAAACACAATTCTTGAACTTACAAAAAGATTTTCCTGTGATTAAGCAGGTTCGCATGGTAGGTTTAAATGGCGGAATCGAATTTGAAGAATCACAGACAAAACTAGTTACTGATCTTTGCAATTATTGTTTCGAACACGGTCTGATAATCATTTCCACAATGGACCACATCCTGCGCTTTCAACCACCTTTAGTTATCACAAAAGATGAGCTAACTCAAGGAATCAATATCATTCGCGAAGGCTTACTGAAGCTAACTTAA
- a CDS encoding nucleobase:cation symporter-2 family protein, with protein sequence MKSIEASSKLPTQPISHPKAALLGLQHLLAMYSGDVLVPLLIGGYLHFTAAQMTYLVSIDIFMCGIATLLQLKKTALTGIGLPVVLGCAVQAVQPLENIGGALGIGAMYGAIICAGIFVFLISGLFSKIKNLFPPVVTGSLITIIGFTLIPVAFQNLGGGNISSKSFGDPKSLIVGFTTVVIIVVINIFGKGFMHSIAILIGILAGTFLAGALGMVSLSAVSQASWFHLPQPFYFGTPTFHASAIITMIMVSLTTMIESTGVFFALSDLTGKKLEADDLKRGYRAEGIAAILGGIFNTFPYSTFSENVGVLQLSGVKTRKPIYYSAFFLILLGLLPKAGAIATIIPDPVLGGAMIVMFGIVGAQGVKILQQVDFSKDKNILITSLSIGMGLGVTVYPQIFQFLPTAARMLLTNGIVVASVVAVVLNLCFNGTHGDSQTEVQKAK encoded by the coding sequence ATGAAGTCTATTGAAGCAAGTTCCAAGTTACCAACACAACCTATCTCGCATCCCAAAGCGGCTTTACTGGGTCTGCAGCATCTCTTAGCTATGTACTCTGGAGATGTGCTTGTCCCTTTGTTAATTGGTGGTTATCTCCACTTTACGGCTGCTCAAATGACCTATTTAGTTTCCATTGATATTTTCATGTGTGGTATCGCGACACTGCTGCAACTAAAGAAAACTGCCTTAACCGGGATCGGGCTTCCCGTTGTCCTAGGCTGTGCAGTTCAAGCTGTACAGCCACTTGAAAATATTGGTGGTGCCTTAGGGATTGGTGCTATGTATGGGGCTATTATCTGTGCTGGTATTTTTGTTTTCCTAATTAGTGGGCTTTTCTCCAAAATCAAGAATCTCTTTCCGCCCGTCGTAACCGGATCGCTAATTACAATTATTGGTTTTACTTTGATCCCTGTCGCCTTTCAGAACTTGGGTGGTGGAAATATATCTTCCAAATCCTTTGGTGATCCTAAAAGCCTAATTGTGGGCTTCACCACCGTCGTCATTATTGTTGTTATCAACATTTTTGGCAAAGGATTCATGCATTCAATTGCAATTCTTATTGGAATTTTAGCTGGGACCTTTCTGGCAGGAGCCTTGGGAATGGTTTCCTTATCGGCTGTGTCTCAAGCCAGTTGGTTTCATCTTCCTCAACCATTTTATTTCGGAACTCCCACCTTCCATGCCTCTGCGATTATTACGATGATCATGGTGTCCTTAACAACCATGATTGAATCCACCGGGGTTTTCTTCGCATTGAGCGACTTGACCGGTAAGAAGCTTGAAGCAGACGACTTAAAACGTGGATACCGCGCAGAAGGTATTGCAGCTATTTTAGGTGGTATATTCAACACTTTCCCTTATTCAACCTTCTCTGAAAACGTTGGTGTTTTACAACTATCCGGTGTTAAAACTCGTAAACCAATTTATTATTCCGCATTTTTCTTGATTCTCCTTGGTCTTTTACCAAAGGCCGGCGCAATCGCCACAATCATTCCAGACCCAGTTTTAGGTGGGGCAATGATCGTTATGTTTGGAATTGTCGGTGCTCAAGGTGTAAAAATCCTCCAGCAAGTTGATTTTTCAAAAGATAAAAATATTTTAATTACGTCACTTTCGATCGGGATGGGCTTAGGTGTGACCGTTTATCCTCAAATTTTCCAATTTCTACCAACAGCAGCTCGCATGCTGTTAACTAATGGAATTGTGGTTGCCAGTGTCGTTGCGGTGGTTCTTAACTTATGTTTCAACGGTACCCATGGCGATTCGCAAACTGAAGTTCAGAAAGCAAAATAA
- a CDS encoding S-ribosylhomocysteine lyase, producing the protein MAKVESFTLDHTKVKAPYVRLITVENGAKGDKISNYDLRLVQPNENAIPTAGLHTIEHLLAGLLRDRLDGVIDCSPFGCRTGFHLITWGEHSTEEVAIALKGALDDIANKIEWKDVQGTDKYSCGNYRDHSLFSAKEWSKAILEKGISKDPFDRQVV; encoded by the coding sequence ATGGCAAAAGTTGAAAGTTTCACATTGGACCACACAAAGGTAAAAGCTCCATATGTTCGTTTAATCACTGTAGAAAATGGTGCTAAAGGCGACAAAATTTCTAACTATGACTTACGTTTAGTTCAGCCTAATGAAAATGCAATTCCAACTGCAGGATTACATACAATTGAACATTTGTTAGCAGGCTTACTACGTGACCGTTTGGATGGCGTCATCGATTGCTCACCATTTGGTTGTCGGACTGGTTTTCATTTGATCACTTGGGGTGAGCATTCAACTGAAGAAGTTGCCATTGCCTTAAAGGGTGCTTTAGATGACATTGCCAACAAGATTGAGTGGAAAGATGTTCAGGGGACAGATAAGTATAGTTGCGGTAACTACCGTGATCATTCATTGTTCTCAGCTAAAGAGTGGTCAAAAGCTATTCTTGAAAAAGGTATTAGTAAAGATCCATTTGACCGTCAGGTTGTTTAA
- a CDS encoding MetQ/NlpA family ABC transporter substrate-binding protein, translating to MRKSVWWILGVIVVLVAIVVGVHQISHSAKATTTTITVGSMGSDYDIWKHIAKSKDAKEAGLTIKVQQVTDGVQLNNGTAQGNIDVNAFQSYSYYEAYNKQHPKQQLRALGTTYLEPMGIYSKKYHKISEIPDGATIAIANNPANTARDLLLLQTAGLIKLKANFGALGNVSDITKNPRHLKFKEIDDTTGPRVLKDVDAVLISNTVALEGHLHVLKDSIFHEEINQSTRADINILATTKKHASNAKYKQLVKLYHKKAIQRYIKDKYYGTKIEVQKPISYLK from the coding sequence ATGCGAAAAAGTGTTTGGTGGATTTTAGGTGTTATTGTTGTACTAGTGGCGATCGTAGTGGGTGTTCACCAAATTAGTCATTCGGCCAAGGCGACAACAACTACAATTACTGTGGGCTCGATGGGATCGGATTATGATATTTGGAAACATATTGCTAAAAGTAAGGATGCTAAAGAGGCGGGATTGACGATAAAGGTTCAGCAAGTAACTGATGGTGTACAGTTGAATAACGGCACGGCGCAAGGAAACATTGATGTCAATGCGTTTCAATCGTATTCTTACTATGAAGCATATAATAAACAGCATCCAAAACAACAATTACGTGCTTTAGGGACGACGTATTTAGAGCCAATGGGAATTTATTCGAAAAAGTATCACAAAATTTCTGAGATTCCAGACGGTGCCACGATTGCGATCGCGAATAATCCGGCCAACACGGCGAGAGATTTGTTATTATTGCAAACGGCTGGGCTGATCAAACTCAAGGCTAATTTTGGTGCGTTAGGAAATGTGAGTGATATTACAAAAAATCCTCGTCATTTGAAATTTAAAGAAATAGACGACACGACTGGGCCTCGGGTGTTGAAAGATGTAGACGCGGTCTTAATTTCTAATACTGTCGCGTTAGAGGGACATTTGCATGTTTTAAAGGATTCCATTTTTCATGAAGAAATCAATCAAAGCACACGTGCCGATATTAATATTTTAGCAACCACAAAGAAGCATGCATCCAACGCTAAATACAAACAATTGGTAAAGTTATATCACAAAAAAGCAATTCAGCGTTATATTAAAGATAAGTACTATGGAACTAAGATTGAAGTTCAAAAACCAATTTCATACTTGAAATAA
- a CDS encoding methionine ABC transporter permease, protein MANLLPNVIHMQSEFAQATWQTIYMTLISSVVAGIFGLATGVFLIASQPGGILEDSFLYGLLDKVVNILRSIPFIILLAVIAPFTRYLVGTTIGTTAALVPLIIGIFPFYARQIQNALTEIDPGVVEAAEASGSSPSEIIFRVYLREGLPDIIRVSVVTIISLIGLTTMAGAIGSGGLGDIAISIGYARFENDVTIVAMIIILVMVFIVQFAGDWLAKHLEH, encoded by the coding sequence ATGGCAAATTTGTTACCGAACGTTATTCATATGCAATCTGAGTTTGCTCAAGCAACCTGGCAGACAATTTACATGACGCTGATTTCGTCTGTTGTGGCAGGAATCTTTGGTTTGGCAACGGGTGTTTTCCTAATTGCTAGTCAGCCAGGTGGGATTTTGGAAGATAGCTTTTTATACGGATTATTAGATAAAGTTGTTAATATTTTAAGATCAATTCCATTTATTATTTTATTAGCCGTCATAGCCCCATTCACAAGGTACTTAGTGGGAACAACGATTGGCACAACAGCCGCGTTAGTCCCGCTAATTATTGGAATTTTTCCGTTTTACGCCCGCCAGATTCAAAATGCTTTGACAGAAATTGATCCAGGGGTTGTTGAAGCGGCAGAAGCCTCGGGATCGAGTCCAAGCGAAATTATTTTTCGCGTATATTTACGTGAAGGACTTCCGGATATTATCCGAGTTTCAGTCGTAACAATTATTAGTTTGATTGGATTAACCACGATGGCTGGAGCGATTGGCTCAGGTGGACTAGGCGATATTGCGATTAGTATCGGCTATGCCCGTTTCGAAAATGACGTTACTATTGTTGCCATGATTATTATTCTGGTGATGGTGTTTATCGTACAGTTTGCGGGTGATTGGTTAGCTAAACATCTGGAGCATTAA
- a CDS encoding methionine ABC transporter ATP-binding protein: MTQNIIDLNNITVDFKDGENQVKAVTDVDLQVEKGDIYGIVGYSGAGKSTLVRVINLLQPPTSGKVSVNNQDLLALKPEQLRQARTKIGMIFQHFNLMKSRTILGNVEYPLLKTKLSKTERQKKATELLRLVGLDQRKNDYPRQLSGGQKQRVAIARALANDPDILISDEATSALDPKTTLSILNLLKSFNQKLGLTIVLITHEMQAVKEICNHVAVMQKGQIVERGPIEDIFSAPKNRLTQEFINIATNVGPAVQKVTENPKFHQLTSEQQLVQLNFIGKSTEEPIISSLAKRFNVDGNILFANVEQLHSETLGFMILVLAGDQANIGNAISFLKANQVRVKLLNNVTESEVTG, from the coding sequence ATGACTCAAAATATCATTGATTTAAATAATATAACGGTTGATTTTAAAGACGGAGAAAATCAAGTAAAAGCAGTAACCGATGTTGATTTGCAAGTTGAAAAGGGCGACATATATGGAATCGTGGGTTATTCAGGCGCGGGAAAAAGTACCCTTGTTCGCGTGATAAACCTTTTACAGCCGCCAACGTCAGGAAAAGTTAGTGTGAATAATCAAGATTTGCTAGCTTTAAAACCAGAACAGTTGCGACAAGCTCGAACTAAAATTGGGATGATTTTTCAACACTTTAATTTAATGAAGTCTCGGACAATTCTTGGAAATGTTGAGTATCCTTTGCTTAAAACCAAGCTTTCAAAAACTGAACGTCAAAAAAAAGCTACTGAGCTATTGCGACTAGTTGGTTTAGATCAACGTAAAAATGATTATCCCCGTCAATTATCTGGTGGCCAAAAGCAACGGGTTGCGATTGCCCGGGCTCTAGCTAATGATCCCGATATTTTGATTAGCGATGAAGCGACTAGCGCTCTGGACCCCAAAACGACGCTCTCAATTTTGAACTTGTTAAAAAGTTTTAACCAAAAACTGGGGTTGACCATCGTCTTGATTACGCACGAAATGCAAGCTGTTAAGGAAATTTGTAACCATGTGGCAGTCATGCAAAAGGGTCAAATTGTTGAACGTGGCCCGATTGAAGACATTTTCTCAGCTCCCAAAAATCGTTTGACGCAAGAGTTTATAAATATTGCAACCAACGTAGGCCCGGCTGTTCAAAAGGTGACCGAAAATCCCAAATTTCATCAACTTACGTCGGAACAACAGTTAGTTCAATTGAACTTCATTGGGAAATCTACCGAAGAGCCGATTATCTCAAGTTTAGCCAAACGGTTCAATGTGGATGGAAACATTTTGTTTGCAAACGTTGAGCAGCTGCATAGTGAGACCCTTGGTTTTATGATTTTAGTATTAGCTGGAGATCAGGCGAATATTGGAAATGCGATTAGTTTTTTGAAGGCTAATCAAGTTCGGGTGAAATTATTAAATAACGTAACAGAAAGTGAGGTGACCGGCTAA
- a CDS encoding DNA-3-methyladenine glycosylase I, with protein sequence MQQTLDDFICTWVKNGGAEIKAYHKNEWCRPSHDDQYIFEMMSLEIFQAGLDWELVLKKRPAFQKAFHNFDIKQVAAMPTTDIESLLTDASIIRNRLKLQDTMTNAQSFLKIQAEFGSFDQYIWQFVNNRQVNNHIRIPAEIHAKTPLSEKISKDLKQHGFKFMGPTITYSFMQAIGLVNDHEISCMDNPG encoded by the coding sequence ATGCAGCAAACATTAGATGATTTTATCTGCACCTGGGTTAAAAATGGGGGTGCTGAAATCAAAGCTTATCACAAAAATGAGTGGTGTCGTCCATCTCATGATGACCAATACATTTTTGAAATGATGAGTTTAGAAATTTTTCAAGCTGGGTTAGACTGGGAACTTGTTTTAAAAAAAAGACCAGCTTTTCAAAAAGCTTTTCATAATTTTGATATTAAGCAAGTTGCTGCCATGCCCACTACTGACATCGAGAGTCTCTTAACTGACGCATCAATTATTCGTAATCGTTTAAAACTGCAAGATACCATGACAAATGCGCAGTCGTTCTTAAAAATTCAGGCCGAATTTGGAAGCTTTGATCAGTATATTTGGCAATTTGTGAATAATCGCCAAGTTAATAACCATATTCGCATTCCTGCAGAAATTCACGCAAAAACACCACTTTCAGAAAAGATTTCTAAAGATTTGAAACAACATGGTTTTAAATTTATGGGACCAACCATTACCTATTCGTTTATGCAGGCAATTGGACTCGTAAATGATCATGAAATTAGTTGCATGGACAATCCTGGTTAA